One segment of Rhodopirellula baltica SH 1 DNA contains the following:
- a CDS encoding GspE/PulE family protein, with product MAPRRIGQILVDLGFLTDDQLQIVLDEQEQQPGALFGKVAEDMQLVTDEQLIQALAEQMGMQTVSLEDAKLEPEVMEKISETMAQLYRCVPIQFEGNTLTIATCDPQNLNIQDELRTFLGYDIKILVATEADVNKTITKYYDSEAESVEKLVAELAEDEELKAAASLLDNEKFNITDAEALADSAPVRKLLNMVLLLAIKDHASDIHFEPFEDEFRIRIKSEGVLYEMVPPPRHLAFAITTRIKVMANLDIAERRMPQDGRIELMVGGHPVDLRVSVLPTIFGESTVMRVLDRSVVNLSLDNVGMDEDMMSRFRSAIDRPNGIVLVTGPTGSGKTTTLYSTLSELNEISEKLITTEDPVEYDIDGIIQIPIDSDAGVTFASCLRAILRQDPDTILVGEIRDLETAEISIQAALTGHLVFSTLHTNDSPSTVTRLTDMGIQPFMICATVEAILAQRLVRRICTGCREKTRVSSDLLMELGMSREEIEATDYFKGVGCEKCNNTGYKGRIALFELMILNDTIREMIMHNASTDELRDQAQSDGMVILREFGMSLARDGITTLDEIVRETVVDG from the coding sequence ATGGCCCCACGTCGCATCGGACAGATCCTCGTTGACCTCGGTTTCCTCACCGATGATCAATTGCAAATTGTGCTCGACGAACAAGAACAGCAGCCTGGTGCGCTGTTCGGGAAAGTCGCCGAAGACATGCAGTTGGTCACCGACGAGCAACTGATTCAGGCGCTCGCCGAGCAAATGGGGATGCAGACCGTTTCGCTGGAAGACGCGAAACTGGAACCGGAGGTGATGGAGAAGATCAGCGAAACGATGGCTCAGCTGTATCGTTGCGTGCCGATCCAGTTCGAAGGCAACACGCTGACCATCGCGACTTGTGATCCTCAGAACCTGAACATCCAAGACGAGTTGCGGACGTTCCTCGGTTACGACATCAAAATCTTGGTGGCGACCGAAGCGGACGTCAACAAAACGATCACGAAGTACTACGACAGCGAAGCCGAAAGCGTCGAGAAGTTGGTCGCGGAACTGGCCGAAGATGAAGAGCTCAAGGCCGCCGCGAGTTTGTTGGACAACGAAAAGTTCAACATCACCGACGCGGAAGCCCTCGCTGATTCGGCCCCCGTCCGCAAACTGCTCAACATGGTGTTGTTGCTGGCGATCAAGGACCACGCATCAGACATTCACTTCGAGCCGTTTGAAGACGAGTTCCGCATCCGGATCAAATCCGAAGGCGTGCTCTATGAAATGGTTCCGCCGCCACGACACCTCGCGTTTGCGATCACGACTCGAATCAAGGTGATGGCCAATCTCGACATCGCCGAGCGTCGGATGCCGCAGGACGGCCGGATCGAACTGATGGTCGGTGGTCACCCCGTCGACCTTCGCGTTTCGGTTTTGCCGACGATCTTCGGTGAATCGACGGTCATGCGGGTGCTCGACCGTTCGGTTGTGAACCTGTCGCTCGACAATGTCGGGATGGACGAAGACATGATGTCGCGGTTCCGCTCGGCGATCGATCGCCCCAACGGTATCGTGTTGGTCACCGGTCCAACGGGATCGGGCAAAACGACCACGTTGTACTCGACTTTGTCCGAGCTCAATGAGATCTCCGAAAAGCTGATCACCACCGAAGACCCGGTGGAATATGACATCGATGGGATCATCCAAATCCCGATTGACTCCGATGCGGGCGTGACCTTCGCGTCTTGTTTGCGAGCGATTCTGCGACAGGACCCGGACACGATTTTGGTTGGCGAGATTCGCGACTTGGAGACCGCCGAAATTTCGATCCAGGCGGCGCTGACGGGTCACTTGGTTTTCAGCACGTTGCACACGAACGATTCACCCAGCACGGTCACACGACTGACTGACATGGGGATTCAGCCCTTCATGATTTGCGCGACCGTCGAAGCCATTTTGGCTCAGCGACTTGTTCGCCGGATCTGCACGGGTTGTCGCGAAAAGACACGTGTCAGCAGCGACCTGCTGATGGAACTCGGCATGAGCCGCGAAGAGATCGAAGCGACCGATTACTTCAAAGGTGTTGGATGCGAGAAGTGCAACAACACCGGGTACAAAGGCCGGATCGCGTTGTTTGAGTTGATGATTCTCAACGACACGATTCGCGAAATGATCATGCACAACGCCAGCACGGATGAGCTGCGAGACCAAGCCCAAAGCGACGGAATGGTGATCCTGCGAGAGTTCGGCATGAGCCTGGCTCGCGACGGAATCACTACCCTCGACGAAATCGTCCGGGAGACGGTGGTGGATGGTTGA
- a CDS encoding GspE/PulE family protein — protein sequence MSRTMQDFTDLLLQQGVISLDQLSEAEEVAKNTGADIGDVLIKMEYASPEEVGMALAKFHKIPFVDLRSERISETVIELVPESVARENTVLPFKEEDGALTILIADPFDLETIEKLRFILNRKIETALAPKEAINGAINQYYGQVEGESADSMLQEFTDTAIDFTETESDSGGGEETVDDNSAPVIRLVNLMIAEAVQLRASDIHVEPFEDRVRIRYRIDGVCVEREAAPRRMLSAIIARIKILSKIDISEKRRPTDGRIKITVGDKQLDLRVSIIPTNHGQSCVMRLLDKDNIKVGTRQLGLSERDFRNFNSLIRRPNGIVLVTGPTGSGKTTTLYASLNALNRPDRKIITAEDPVEYYLPGINQVEVKHNIGLDFARIIRAMLRQAPNIILVGEMRDHETASMGIQASLTGHLVFSTLHTNDAPSSISRMVDIGVPSYMVASSVIAVLAQRLVRTICPRCKVRYQPPQSVIEDSEIPPEMLAQAEFSKGKGCTYCGRTGYRGRIGIYELMLINNKLRELMFKGTTTKTIREEAIKNGMSTLYADGMLKVIRGITTFDEVYRVAKKTEQEALALSHIAKELSSL from the coding sequence ATGAGCCGGACGATGCAAGATTTCACCGATTTGCTGCTCCAACAGGGCGTCATCAGTCTCGATCAGCTGTCCGAAGCCGAAGAAGTCGCCAAAAACACGGGCGCGGACATTGGCGATGTCTTGATCAAAATGGAATACGCCAGCCCCGAAGAAGTCGGGATGGCCTTGGCAAAATTCCACAAAATCCCCTTCGTCGACCTTCGCAGCGAGCGGATCAGCGAAACCGTCATCGAATTGGTGCCCGAATCGGTCGCTCGCGAAAACACGGTGCTGCCGTTCAAAGAAGAAGACGGCGCCCTGACCATCCTGATCGCCGACCCGTTTGACCTCGAAACGATCGAAAAGCTGCGTTTCATTCTCAACCGGAAAATCGAAACGGCTCTGGCCCCAAAAGAAGCCATCAACGGGGCGATCAACCAATACTATGGTCAGGTCGAAGGTGAATCGGCTGACTCGATGTTGCAAGAGTTCACCGACACGGCCATCGACTTCACCGAAACTGAATCAGACTCTGGCGGGGGGGAGGAGACTGTCGATGACAATTCGGCCCCCGTCATCCGGCTGGTCAACTTGATGATCGCCGAGGCGGTCCAGCTGCGGGCCAGTGACATTCACGTCGAGCCCTTTGAGGACCGAGTTCGAATCCGTTATCGAATTGACGGCGTCTGTGTCGAGCGGGAAGCAGCCCCCAGGCGAATGCTTTCTGCCATCATCGCCCGGATCAAGATCTTGTCCAAGATCGACATCAGCGAGAAGCGGCGACCCACCGACGGACGGATCAAAATCACCGTCGGCGACAAGCAGCTCGATTTGCGGGTCAGCATCATCCCGACCAACCACGGCCAATCTTGTGTGATGCGGCTGCTGGACAAAGACAACATCAAAGTCGGCACCCGGCAGCTCGGTTTGTCCGAGCGTGACTTCCGGAACTTCAACTCACTCATTCGCCGTCCCAACGGGATCGTGCTGGTGACGGGCCCGACCGGGTCCGGGAAGACGACCACCCTGTACGCTTCCCTCAATGCGTTGAACCGTCCTGACCGCAAGATCATCACCGCGGAAGACCCGGTCGAATACTACTTGCCCGGCATCAACCAAGTCGAAGTGAAACATAACATTGGCCTCGACTTCGCTCGCATCATTCGAGCCATGTTGCGGCAAGCACCCAACATCATTCTCGTCGGGGAAATGCGAGATCATGAGACCGCATCGATGGGAATCCAGGCCTCACTGACTGGACACTTGGTTTTCAGTACCCTGCATACGAACGATGCGCCCAGTTCTATATCACGGATGGTGGACATTGGTGTACCATCCTATATGGTGGCTAGTTCCGTCATCGCGGTGTTGGCACAGCGTCTTGTGCGGACAATTTGCCCGCGTTGCAAGGTCCGTTACCAGCCACCGCAGAGCGTCATCGAGGACTCAGAGATCCCGCCGGAGATGCTCGCTCAGGCCGAGTTCAGCAAGGGCAAGGGATGCACCTATTGCGGCCGGACGGGGTATCGCGGCCGGATCGGTATTTACGAGTTGATGTTGATCAACAACAAGCTCCGCGAACTGATGTTCAAAGGAACCACCACAAAAACGATTCGCGAAGAGGCCATAAAGAACGGCATGTCAACGCTTTACGCCGATGGCATGCTCAAGGTCATTCGCGGGATCACGACCTTTGATGAGGTCTATCGCGTGGCAAAGAAGACCGAGCAAGAGGCACTGGCTCTCAGTCACATCGCGAAAGAGCTTTCGTCGCTGTAG
- a CDS encoding type IV pilus twitching motility protein PilT — protein sequence MATVLIDKLLQAAVKQGVSDIHIVVGQPPVFRLHGRMRKLETKTLEGEDSVALMKSITPERCQRELQETGSTDFGFAFGDLARFRVSVFKQRGFISMVLRQIPNDKLTPEQLGLPEAVVKMVHRPRGLFLVTGPTGSGKSTTLASLINLLNETIDHHIITIEDPIEFYHEHKESTINQREVGVDVPSFSEAIRRALRQDPDVILVGELRDLETIEAAISAAETGHVVFGTLHTNSAQGTVNRIIDAFPGNLQDQIRTQLASTLIGVVAQTLLPKIGGGRCAAYEVLNVTPGIANLIRENKTFRINSSMQTGAKFGMQLMDDALFNHWKGDRVSVEDVLAKAHRPDDLAKRIVQARQGLGDEPIPIKED from the coding sequence ATGGCCACCGTGCTGATCGACAAACTGCTGCAAGCTGCTGTGAAGCAGGGCGTGAGCGACATCCATATTGTTGTCGGCCAGCCGCCCGTGTTTCGATTGCACGGCCGCATGCGGAAGCTGGAAACCAAGACGCTCGAAGGCGAAGATTCTGTCGCGTTGATGAAATCGATCACGCCGGAACGCTGTCAGCGTGAACTGCAAGAGACAGGCTCGACCGACTTCGGGTTCGCGTTCGGCGATTTGGCTCGTTTCCGAGTCTCTGTCTTCAAGCAGCGTGGCTTCATTTCGATGGTGCTGCGTCAGATCCCCAATGACAAATTGACGCCCGAGCAACTCGGCCTGCCCGAGGCTGTCGTCAAAATGGTCCACCGCCCTCGTGGGTTGTTCCTGGTGACGGGACCAACGGGGTCAGGGAAATCGACGACGCTGGCATCGTTGATCAACTTGCTCAACGAAACCATTGACCACCACATCATCACGATCGAAGACCCGATCGAGTTTTATCACGAACACAAAGAGTCGACGATCAACCAGCGGGAAGTCGGCGTCGATGTGCCGAGTTTCTCCGAAGCGATCCGTCGCGCACTGCGACAAGACCCTGACGTGATTCTGGTCGGCGAGCTTCGCGACCTCGAGACCATCGAAGCCGCCATCAGTGCGGCTGAAACGGGACACGTCGTGTTTGGCACCCTGCACACCAACAGTGCTCAGGGCACGGTCAACCGGATCATCGACGCGTTCCCCGGCAACCTACAGGATCAAATTCGGACGCAGCTCGCATCCACCCTGATCGGTGTGGTCGCGCAGACATTGTTGCCAAAGATCGGTGGCGGTCGTTGTGCCGCTTACGAAGTGCTGAACGTGACGCCCGGCATCGCCAACCTGATTCGCGAAAACAAAACGTTCCGGATCAACTCATCGATGCAAACCGGTGCCAAGTTCGGCATGCAGTTGATGGACGACGCGTTGTTCAATCACTGGAAAGGCGACCGAGTCTCGGTGGAAGATGTGTTGGCAAAAGCCCACCGTCCCGACGACTTGGCCAAACGAATCGTTCAAGCAAGACAAGGTCTGGGCGACGAGCCCATTCCGATTAAGGAAGATTAG